The following DNA comes from Streptomyces globosus.
GCCCGCTCCGCCATCTCCTCGAACACGGCCCGGGCGGTGGGCCGGACCTCCCCGGCAGGGGCAGACGGGGACGGGGCGGCGGACGGGGCGGCGGCCGCGGCGGACCGGTCCTCCCAGCGGGTCCGGCGCTCGGGAGCGGGGCGGGGGGCGGCGGAGGGCGCGGGCGCGGCGGCGGGGAGGGGCGCGTCGTCGAGGGGGCGCCGGGCGCGCGGCGGGGCGGCCGGCGCGGCCTCCGGGAGGGCGGCTCCGGCCTCCCGGCGGGCGGCTTCCGCGGCGGCCGGCGGGTCCTCCCGGCGCGGGGCGGGCGGGGCGGGGTCGGGCGCGGGGGCGGGGAGGACGGCCGCCTCGGGCCAGGAGGAGGTGAGCCCGGACCCGGCGGTGCCGCCGGGGACGCTGGGCCAGGCAGGGGCTGCGGGGGCGGCTGCCGCAGCGGGTGAGCGCGCCGACAGGATCCCGATGCCCTCGGAGGACCGCGCGGCCGGGGCGGGGGCCGCCGCGGCGGCCGGCGTACGGGCGAAGGAGACGCCCGGCCCGCGCTCCGCCGCCCCGGCCGGGCCTCTGCCGTCCGGCGGCTCCGGGTGCGGCCCGCGGCCGAGGGAGGCACCGGCCTGGCGGGCGGGGGCGTGGCCCGCCTCGGGCTCCGGCCCGTCCGCCGGGCTGCCCCAGGAGACCCGGTGGTCGTGCGGGCCGCCGAAGCCCGCCTGGTGCTGGGGGTCGGCCTGCCAGGCCGGGGCCTCGGAGCCCCCGGAGGCGCCCGGACCCGCCGGGTCCGCCTCCCGCTCCCCCGCGACGCCCCGCTCCGGCTCCGGCTCCGGTTCGGGCCGGGAGCGCCGCGGGCCCACCGGGTCGCCCGGTCCGGCGGGGCGGGCCGTGCCGGGCACCCACGAGCGGCCGTTCCAGTACCGGACGTAGCCGGGGATGGACGGATCGGGGTAGTAGCCCTCGCGGGCCGCGTGCTCGCCGTCACCAGGGGAGGCCGTCATGTCCCCAACTCCGATCGTGGCTTGAGGCTTGTGCAAGGGGAGGACCATAGCCAAGAACCTCCTCCCGGCCGGTCCGGTAACGGGAGAATCCAAGCCTTCGGGCGAACACCGCCCCGCTCGCCTGTTTCAAGCCAACCGAAAATTTCAGGCCATTCCGCGATCGGGGGCCCGAAGTCGCGTCACATCCGGCCGCCTCGGCGCTCTCTGCGGGTGCGGGGCCACACGCCGGCCCCCGGATCCGACCGAAGCGAGGCCTCCATGCACCACCCCGTCATCGAGCGCGAGCTGGAACTGAAACTGGTCCTGTCACCCGAGCGCAGCGTCCCGGTGCCGGCCCGGCTGCGCTACCTCACCGACGACCCGTACGCCGTCCACATCACCTTCCACACCGGCTCCAGCGCCCCGGTGGACTGGACGTTCGCCCGCGAGCTGCTCGTCGAGGGCGTCTTCCGCCCCTGCGGGCACGGAGACGTCCGGATCTGGCCCGTGAAGGCGGCGGACCGGGCGGTGGTGTGCATGGCGCTCAGCTCCCCCGATGGCGACGCCCTGCTGGAGGCCCCCTCGGGCGCCGTGTCCTCGTGGCTGGAGCGGACCCTGCGGGTCGTCCCGCCGGGGACGGAGGCCGAGCGGCTCGGGCTGGACGCGGCCCTCGCCGAGCTGCTCACCCCCACCCCGGCCGACGAGCTGTGGATGCGCGATCCGTGGCCGTCCGACGAGGCGGGGGACGCAGAGCTGTGAGCCGCCGCACCCGAACCGGCCGGCGCCCCGCCCGCCACCTGTACCTCATACGCACCGGGGGCGCGGGGCCCCGCCCGGAGTCAGAAGAGCTTTCCGGGGTTGAGCAGGCCGAGCGGATCGAAGGCCTTCTTGACCGCCTGCTGCACGTCGACGCCCACCGGCCCGAGTTCCCGCGCCAGCCATTCCCGCTTCAGGACGCCGACCCCGTGCTCCCCGGTGATCGTGCCGCCCAGGGACAGCCCGAGCGCCATGATCTCGTCGAAGGACGCCCTGGCGCGGCGCGCCTCGTCCTCGTCCGCGGGGTCGAAGCAGACCACGGGGTGGGTGTTGCCGTCGCCGGCGTGGGCGCAGACCCCCACGACCAGGTCGTGGGCGCGGGCGATGGCGGCGGTGCCGTCCAGCATGTCGGCGAGCCGCGAGCGGGGGACGCACACGTCGTCGATCATCGTCGCGGGGCGGAGGGCGTCGAGGGCGGGCAGGGACATCCGGCGCGCCTGGAGCAGCAGTTCGGACTCCGCCTCGTCCTCGGCGGGTACGACGGCGGTGGCGCCGGCGGCGGTGCAGAGCCGGCCGGTCTCGGCGAGCTCCTCGGGGGCGTGCGGGGTGTCGAAGGCGGCGAGGAGGAGCGCCTCGGTGGTCTCGGGGAGCCCCATCCGGCCCAGGGCGTTGACGGCCCGCACGGTGGTGCCGTCCATCAGCTCCAGCAGGGACGGGGTCAGGCCGGCCTCCATGACGGCGCAGACGGCGGCGCAGGCGGCCGCCGCGGAGGGGAACTCGGCGGCGAGCACGAGCTGCCGGGGCGGTGCGGGACGCAGCGCGAGGACGGCGCGGACGACGATGCCGAGGCTGCCCTCGGAGCCGACGAAGAGGCGGGTGAGGTCGTATCCGGCGACGCCCTTGGCGGTGGTGCGGCCCGTGCGCAGGAGCCGGCCGTCGGCGAGGACGACGTCGAGGCCGAGGACGTACTCGGCGGTGGTGCCGTACTTGACGCAGCACAGGCCGCCGGAGCCGGTGCCGATGTTGCCGCCGATGGTGCACTGCTCCCAGCTGGAGGGGTCGGGCGGGTAGGTGAGGCCCTTTTCGGCGACGGCCCGGGAGAGCACGGCGTTGACGACGCCCGGTTCGACGACGGCGGTGCGGTCGACGGTGTTGATCTCCAGGATGCGGTCCATCTTCACGAGGGAGAG
Coding sequences within:
- a CDS encoding RDD family protein, whose translation is MTASPGDGEHAAREGYYPDPSIPGYVRYWNGRSWVPGTARPAGPGDPVGPRRSRPEPEPEPERGVAGEREADPAGPGASGGSEAPAWQADPQHQAGFGGPHDHRVSWGSPADGPEPEAGHAPARQAGASLGRGPHPEPPDGRGPAGAAERGPGVSFARTPAAAAAPAPAARSSEGIGILSARSPAAAAAPAAPAWPSVPGGTAGSGLTSSWPEAAVLPAPAPDPAPPAPRREDPPAAAEAARREAGAALPEAAPAAPPRARRPLDDAPLPAAAPAPSAAPRPAPERRTRWEDRSAAAAAPSAAPSPSAPAGEVRPTARAVFEEMAERAVRPAGLVRRAAARTLDTLVLAAVAAAAARPLLPAVAAHLQAKVDAARGADEATTVWLFDATIAGYLGVVLAVLVVFALCYEVLPTARWGRTPGKRLCGVRVLSSATLRPPGFGAALSRWLVGAFLGPVGWLWCLGDRPRRRGAHDRAAGTYAAR
- a CDS encoding SsgA family sporulation/cell division regulator codes for the protein MHHPVIERELELKLVLSPERSVPVPARLRYLTDDPYAVHITFHTGSSAPVDWTFARELLVEGVFRPCGHGDVRIWPVKAADRAVVCMALSSPDGDALLEAPSGAVSSWLERTLRVVPPGTEAERLGLDAALAELLTPTPADELWMRDPWPSDEAGDAEL
- a CDS encoding FAD-binding oxidoreductase, with protein sequence MDPKDHDERTARLYTALLAGLPAEALTTDPDVTASYAADMAAFCPAGTPAALVLPRTAEQVQHVMRTATALRVPVVPQGARTGLSGGANATDGCILLSLVKMDRILEINTVDRTAVVEPGVVNAVLSRAVAEKGLTYPPDPSSWEQCTIGGNIGTGSGGLCCVKYGTTAEYVLGLDVVLADGRLLRTGRTTAKGVAGYDLTRLFVGSEGSLGIVVRAVLALRPAPPRQLVLAAEFPSAAAACAAVCAVMEAGLTPSLLELMDGTTVRAVNALGRMGLPETTEALLLAAFDTPHAPEELAETGRLCTAAGATAVVPAEDEAESELLLQARRMSLPALDALRPATMIDDVCVPRSRLADMLDGTAAIARAHDLVVGVCAHAGDGNTHPVVCFDPADEDEARRARASFDEIMALGLSLGGTITGEHGVGVLKREWLARELGPVGVDVQQAVKKAFDPLGLLNPGKLF